From Homalodisca vitripennis isolate AUS2020 chromosome 1, UT_GWSS_2.1, whole genome shotgun sequence, the proteins below share one genomic window:
- the LOC124353204 gene encoding uncharacterized protein LOC124353204 isoform X1 has product MLRTVWVWCLVFLQMRHVINETIEMNYIEDNYIEDTIVTPCYIDMGYVDMNKYGVEDHTRTTEMDPHDYIRMRTSAQPSVSSTGRTLTSQRPSKTKGKNWKTKKNHFISCDQRGLQRHKKTDEMGQQCE; this is encoded by the exons ATGCTTCGTACAGTCTGGGTCTGGTGCTTGGTTTTCTTACAAATGAGACATGTCATTAATGAGACCATAGAGATGAACTACATTGAGGACAACTACATAGAGGACACTATAGTCACTCCTTGCTACATCGACATGGGATATGTGGACATGAACAAGTATGGGGTG GAGGACCACACCAGGACAACAGAGATGGATCCTCACGACTACATCAGGATGAGGACATCAGCACAACCATCAGTCTCTAGCACTGGCAGGACACTCACTTCTCAG agaCCCTCAAAAACCAAGGGCAAGAATTGGAAGACCAAGAAAAACCACTTTATTTCCTGTG ATCAAAGAGGTCTACAACGGCACAAAAAGACGGATGAGATGGGACAACAATGTGAATAA
- the LOC124353204 gene encoding uncharacterized protein LOC124353204 isoform X3, with the protein MLRTVWVWCLVFLQMRHVINETIEMNYIEDNYIEDTIVTPCYIDMGYVDMNKYGVRPSKTKGKNWKTKKNHFISCDQRGLQRHKKTDEMGQQCE; encoded by the exons ATGCTTCGTACAGTCTGGGTCTGGTGCTTGGTTTTCTTACAAATGAGACATGTCATTAATGAGACCATAGAGATGAACTACATTGAGGACAACTACATAGAGGACACTATAGTCACTCCTTGCTACATCGACATGGGATATGTGGACATGAACAAGTATGGGGTG agaCCCTCAAAAACCAAGGGCAAGAATTGGAAGACCAAGAAAAACCACTTTATTTCCTGTG ATCAAAGAGGTCTACAACGGCACAAAAAGACGGATGAGATGGGACAACAATGTGAATAA